In Amaranthus tricolor cultivar Red isolate AtriRed21 chromosome 5, ASM2621246v1, whole genome shotgun sequence, a genomic segment contains:
- the LOC130812913 gene encoding methyl-CpG-binding domain-containing protein 7 isoform X2, which produces MYYYEPGTGRQFRSLISVKRHLSGEEDLVVSKKNPCSSLVPYNDSNTFRRIAYGGKFLMPDELEDARQAKGDDIFPETFQPSSSSILPDGWIVEDIPRKTSFRSDRYFIEPETGKKFRSVPEVQRYLALQKYRSRCRSLPFRNHSTGPRSPAPRKKNKNTSFKIFKTSIVDLTNPPEMVSWVFSGDGKDDWSPLVEECVLPDYVKEQWAETFLLGMNNWKRLAPQLTMGEGNQATNR; this is translated from the exons TATTATTATGAGCCAGGAACTGGACGTCAGTTCCGCTCTCTGATTTCTGTCAAACGACACTTATCTGGGGAGGAAGATTTAGTTGTGTCTAAGAAGAACCCGTGCAGTAGTCTGGTG CCTTATAATGATTCCAATACCTTCAGGAGAATCGCCTATGGTGGAAAG TTCTTGATGCCAGATGAATTGGAGGATGCACGTCAGGCAAAAGGGGATGACATTTTTCCTGAAACTTTTCAACCAAGTTCATCTTCCATACTTCCTGATGGCTGGATTGTGGAGGACATTCCAAGAAAAACCAGTTTCAGGAGTGATCGG TATTTTATTGAACCAGAAACAGGCAAGAAATTTCGATCGGTACCagaagttcagagatatctagCATTGCAAAAGTATAGATCAAGATGCAGATCATTACCTTTTAGAAATCACTCAACA GGTCCACGAAGTCCAGCCCCAcggaagaagaacaagaacacaTCATTTAAGATTTTCAAAACCTCAATTGTTGATCTTACGAATCCTCCGGAGATGGTAAGTTGGGTGTTTAGTGGTGATGGGAAAGATGATTGGAGCCCTCTAGTAGAAGAGTGCGTGCTTCCGGATTATGTAAAGGAACAATGGGCAGAAACTTTCTTGCTTGGTATGAATAACTGGAAGCGCCTAGCGCCACAG CTGACGATGGGCGAGGGCAATCAGGCAACAAATCGGTAG
- the LOC130813512 gene encoding uncharacterized protein LOC130813512 codes for MMFDSKEALLEAIRVYYIPRNVEYRTETSIQIVITLKCKRGCSWRLWAMLDSYSIFMAYYYVQCEGFNHGKPLIAIDGTHLYGKYPHTLLIGIAQDGDKGIFPLAFALVEKECIGAWSWFIACIRKHVTQRMGLWVNSDRHADILATMEEPEWQPPYAHHRLCLRHLLSNFNHAMGNVQPKKLFGRIFEQRQQAKLMNGLKTIGIAKREAIFWIDEVGDMSKWSLCHDGGYRYGITNTNLVEVFNFVIMCVRFLPLTTLVEFTFYKVNDYLVS; via the exons atgatgttcgATAGTAAGGAAGCTTTGTTGGAAGCTATAAGAGTGTATTATATTCCtagaaatgtggagtatagaACAGAGACTTCAATCCAAATCGTcattaccttgaagtgtaagcgggGTTGTTCATGGAGACTCTGGGCTATgctcgactcatattcaatcttTATGGCGTATTATTACGTACAATG TGAGGGCTTCAATCATGGTAAACCTCTTATCGCTattgacggcacacacttgtatggtaagtatcctCATACCTTATTGATTGGtattgcccaagatggtgataagggaatctttccattAGCGTTTGCCTTGGTTGAGAAGGAGTGTATAGGTGCATGGTCGTGGTTCATAgcttgtattcgtaagcatgtcacacagaggATGGGTTTATGGGTTAATTCTGATAGACACGCGGATATTTTAGCAACCATGGAAGAGCCGGAGTGGCAACCACCTTATGCCCATCATAGGTTATGCTTACGTCACTTGCTTAGCAACTTTAATCAtgctatgggtaatgttcaACCGAAGAAGTTGTTTGGTAGAATTTTTGAGCAAAGACAACAAGCTAAGTTAATGAATGGCTTGAAGACAATTGGGATCGCAAAACGAGAGGCAATTTTCTGGATTGATGAAGTAGGTGACATGTCTAAGTGGTCGTTGTGTCATGATGGGGGTTATAGGTATGGCATTACTAACACGAACTTAGTTGAAGTTTTCAACTTTGTGATTATGTGTGTACGTTTCTTGCCTTTAACTACACTAgttgaattcaccttctatAAGGTAAATGATTATCTCGTTTCTTAG
- the LOC130813859 gene encoding protein ALP1-like, translated as MGPVKGSKKKRKVDFAENEEDSGDWWVDFAKGINMFSKGINGIVSPSKGLIKFELVFGISRKTFNYICTLVRDDMSAKPGHFSFSNGKPLSLYDQVAVALRRLSSGGSLANVGDFLGLHHSTVSQVTWRFVESMEKKGLHHLQWPASDEKITEIKSKFENIQGFPNCCGAIDTTHIKMCLPLADPANKVWLDRENNHSMLLQAVVDPDMRFRDIVTGWPGKMSDSLVLTTSNFFKLCEKGKRLNGKSVILSDGSEIREYILGDLGFPSLPWLITPYRDKVLSDTQMDFNKRHFATRMVARRALARLKETWKIINGEMWRPDKHKLPRIILVCCLLHNIAIDMHDEVQDEISLSHCHDENYRQQMCESADTTASDMRDKLCHYLSRSLPNS; from the exons ATGGGGCCCGTAAAAGGgtcaaagaagaaaagaaaggttGATTTTGCAGAGAATGAAGAAGACTCTGGAGATTGGTGGGTAGACTTTGCTAAGGGAATTAATATGTTCTCCAAAGGAATTAATG GTATTGTTTCTCCGTCTAAGGGATTGATTAAGTTTGAGTTAGTTTTCGGAATTTCAAGGAAGACATTTAACTATATATGCACACTTGTAAGAGATGATATGTCTGCTAAACCGggccatttttctttttcaaatggCAAACCTTTGTCTTTATACGACCAAGTAGCAGTCGCTCTCAGAAGACTTAGCTCAGGAGGTTCTTTAGCGAATGTCGGAGATTTTTTAGGTTTGCACCACTCAACAGTCTCCCAAGTTACTTGGCGTTTTGTGGAGTCTATGGAGAAGAAAGGACTTCACCACCTTCAGTGGCCTGCCTCGGATGAAAAAATCACGGAAATAAAGTCAAAATTCGAGAACATCCAAGGATTCCCGAATTGTTGTGGGGCAATCGATACCACCCATATCAAAATGTGTTTGCCTTTGGCCGATCCTGCTAATAAAGTGTGGCTTGATCGAGAGAATAACCACAGCATGCTCTTGCAGGCAGTTGTAGATCCCGATATGAGGTTTCGAGACATAGTCACCGGGTGGCCTGGAAAAATGAGCGACTCATTAGTGCTTACAACCTCAAATTTCTTCAAACTATGCGAGAAAGGAAAACGACTAAACGGAAAATCTGTCATTCTTTCCGATGGCTCTGAAATACGGGAGTACATACTTGGAGACTTGGGATTTCCGTCATTGCCATGGCTAATCACACCATACCGAGACAAAGTTCTTTCAGACACTCAAATGGACTTCAACAAGCGTCATTTCGCAACCCGTATGGTGGCAAGGCGAGCATTAGCTAGGTTAAAGGAGACGTGGAAGATTATTAACGGGGAGATGTGGAGACCCGATAAGCATAAGTTACCGAGGATCATACTAGTTTGCTGCCTACTTCACAACATTGCTATAGACATGCACGATGAGGTGCAAGACGAGATCTCATTGTCGCACTGCCATGATGAGAATTATCGACAACAAATGTGTGAATCTGCCGACACGACTGCTTCGGACATGAGGGACAAATTGTGTCACTACTTGTCTAGAAGTTTACCAAATTCATga
- the LOC130813510 gene encoding uncharacterized protein LOC130813510 yields MDEVQDQEDEVINPDIEVFISYFENLNIDSEFDIYQEYTSENYGNIDEEIVAQPNLTTNFNTTIIGHKRELSTQTRKLIVQQLSCLAKELDRRLPWGTIKTIALQHNTSRWTVARLWESAKTTMQNGIVVDVNSRKKGRVGRKPRVFDMTLLNVVPIEKKTTIRAMERGIGHSQVYRIMKSGNIRAHTNSIKPKLSHDHKIRRLNFILSQIIPPTIDNPPKLSLMYNVVHIDEKWFYMSRETQRYYLFPWEEEEPYMCVNNKNFIGKVMFIAAIARPQISTNGEVLWDEKIGIFPFTETYYAVRRSENRLVGTPQLRVIPKVTRDVIRDKLINEVLLVIRLKWPANGVKDIWIQQDNAKPHILTNDQAFNEEANKDRFNIRLVCQPAFSPDMNILDLGLFSALQSIQFKSFPKDLKDLIKAVNDAYDTFEPKLLNYTWIQYQLCIEVLKAKGSNNYKNLHIRKQRLDRLDMLPRQLEFPPELIDVALQFLSHGIINLNDLPQED; encoded by the exons atggACGAAGTTCAAGATCAAGAAGATGAAGTCATTAATCCTGATATTGAGGTATTTATTTCTTACTTTGAAAACCTCAATATAGATTCTGAATTTGACATTTATCAGGAGTACACAAGTGAAAATTATGGAAACATAGAT GAGGAAATAGTAGCACAACCAAACCTAACAacaaacttcaacacaacaatcaTAGGTCACAAGAGGGAATTGTCAACACAGACTAGAAAGTTAATTGTACAACAATTAAGTTGTTTGGCTAAAGAACTAGATAGACGTTTGCCATGGGGTACAATCAAAACAATtgcattgcaacataacacatctAGGTGGACAGTAGCAAGGCTTTGGGAATCAGCCAAAACAACAATGCAAAATGGCATTGTAGTTGATGTTAATAGTAGAAAAAAGGGAAGAGTTGGTAGGAAACCAAGAGTCTTTGACATGACTCTGCTTAATGTTGTTCCAATTGAAAAGAAGACCACAATTAGAGCAATGGAAAGGGGCATTGGGCATTCACAAGTATATAGAATAATGAAGTCTGGTAATATTAGAGCACATACAAATTCAATTAAACCAAAACTTTCTCATGACCACAAAATAAGAAGACTCAACTTTATTCTATCCCAAATAATACCACCTACTATAGACAACCCACCAAAGCTCAGTTTGATGTATAATGTTGTACACATCGATGAAAAATGGTTCTACATGAGTAGGGAAACACAAAGGTACTATTTATTCCCTTGGGAAGAGGAAGAACCATACATGTGTGTGAACAATAAAAATTTCATAGGTAAAGTAATGTTTATAGCAGCTATTGCAAGACCTCAAATTAGTACTAATGGAGAAGTGTTGTGGGATGAGAAAATAGGAATTTTTCCATTCACAGAGACTTATTATGCAGTAAGAAGGTCAGAAAACAGACTAGTAGGTACACCACAGCTAAGAGTAATACCAAAAGTTACACGAGATGTCATTCGAGATAAACTAATCAATGAAGTTCTATTAGTAATCAGATTGAAATGGCCAGCAAATGGAGTCAAAGATATTtggattcaacaagataatgccaAGCCACATATTTTAACAAATGATCAAGCATTCAATGAAGAAGCAAACAAAGATAGATTTAACATAAGACTAGTTTGTCAACCAGCATTCAGTCCAGATATGAACATCTTAGATTTGGGTTTGTTTAGTGCACTacaatcaattcaattcaagtCATTCCCAAAAGACCTCAAAGATTTGATCAAAGCGGTCAATGATGCATATGACACTTTTGAACCAAAACTTTTGAACTACACGTGGATACAATATCAACTATGCATAGAGGTGTTGAAAGCTAAAGGTAGTAATAATTACAAGAATCTACACATTAGAAAACAAAGATTGGACAGGTTGGATATGTTGCCAAGACAATTAGAATTTCCTCCAGAACTTATAGATGTAGCACTTCAATTTTTATCTCATGGTATAATTAATCTCAATGATCTTCCACAAGaagattga